The following are encoded together in the Bacillus sp. NP157 genome:
- the dapE gene encoding succinyl-diaminopimelate desuccinylase, with translation MSDVLALTRDLISRRSVTPDDAGCLPLIATRLAALGFRIEHLRFGDVDNLWATHGSSGPVLAFLGHTDVVPSGPEEHWASPPFVPTEREGLLYGRGAADMKGSVAAMVVALERFVGGHPDHAGTVGLLLTSDEEGVALHGVREVVDYFDAVGQRIDYCVVGEPSAKAVLGDLIRVGRRGSLSGTLTVHGVQGHVAYPEKAKNPIHAFAPALAALAAERWDEGNADFPPTSFQVSNINAGTGANNVIPGELVALVNFRFSTASTADGLRERAEAILRAHGVDFHIDWHLSGHPFLATPGGRLRDVVAGVCRDLCDIDPEQSTGGGTSDGRFIAPMGAEVIELGPVNATIHKVDECVSVADLERLPDLYAAICERMFS, from the coding sequence ATGTCCGACGTCCTCGCGCTGACCCGTGACCTGATTTCCCGCCGTTCGGTTACCCCGGATGATGCGGGTTGCCTGCCGCTGATCGCCACGCGCCTGGCGGCACTGGGCTTTCGCATCGAACACCTGCGCTTCGGCGACGTCGACAACCTGTGGGCGACGCATGGTTCGTCCGGTCCGGTGCTCGCCTTCCTCGGCCACACCGACGTGGTGCCGAGCGGGCCCGAAGAGCATTGGGCGTCGCCGCCGTTCGTGCCGACCGAGCGCGAAGGCTTGCTGTATGGCCGTGGTGCGGCGGACATGAAGGGCTCGGTGGCGGCGATGGTGGTCGCGTTGGAGCGCTTCGTGGGCGGACATCCCGACCATGCGGGGACGGTCGGCCTTTTGTTGACCTCCGATGAGGAAGGCGTGGCGCTGCATGGCGTGCGCGAAGTGGTGGACTATTTCGACGCGGTCGGCCAGCGCATCGATTACTGCGTGGTGGGCGAGCCGTCGGCGAAGGCCGTGCTGGGTGACCTTATTCGCGTGGGACGGCGCGGCTCGCTGTCGGGTACGCTGACCGTGCACGGCGTGCAGGGCCACGTCGCCTACCCGGAGAAGGCAAAGAATCCCATCCATGCCTTTGCACCGGCGCTGGCCGCACTGGCTGCCGAGCGCTGGGATGAAGGCAATGCGGATTTCCCGCCGACCTCGTTCCAGGTGTCGAACATCAACGCGGGCACGGGCGCGAACAACGTCATTCCCGGCGAACTCGTCGCGCTGGTGAACTTCCGCTTCTCCACCGCGAGCACCGCGGATGGCCTGCGTGAGCGTGCCGAGGCGATCCTGCGCGCGCACGGCGTCGACTTCCACATCGACTGGCATCTGTCCGGCCACCCGTTCCTGGCCACGCCCGGTGGACGCCTGCGCGACGTCGTGGCCGGGGTCTGCCGGGATCTTTGCGACATCGACCCGGAACAGAGCACCGGTGGCGGCACCAGCGATGGCCGCTTCATCGCCCCGATGGGCGCGGAAGTGATCGAGCTCGGCCCGGTGAACGCGACGATCCACAAGGTCGACGAGTGCGTCTCCGTGGCCGACCTGGAACGCCTGCCAGACCTATACGCAGCAATCTGCGAACGCATGTTTTCATAG
- a CDS encoding arsenate reductase: MAVTLYGLPNCDTCKKARNWLDRFGVEHVFVDYRANPVPAATLKAWSEQVGGWEKLVNKASTTWRTLLPQRKDPRSDPEWTLLLKEYPALVKRPVLVDGDSVSVGFTDNAFKKRFGK, translated from the coding sequence ATGGCGGTCACGCTCTACGGCTTGCCCAACTGCGACACCTGCAAGAAGGCGCGCAACTGGCTCGATCGCTTCGGCGTCGAGCATGTGTTCGTCGACTACCGTGCCAATCCGGTGCCCGCGGCCACGCTCAAGGCGTGGTCGGAGCAGGTCGGCGGCTGGGAGAAACTGGTCAACAAGGCGTCCACCACGTGGCGCACGCTGTTGCCGCAGCGCAAGGACCCGCGCAGCGACCCCGAGTGGACCCTGCTGCTGAAGGAGTATCCGGCGCTGGTGAAGCGCCCGGTGCTGGTCGATGGCGACAGCGTCAGCGTCGGCTTTACCGACAACGCCTTCAAGAAGCGCTTCGGTAAGTAG
- the dapD gene encoding 2,3,4,5-tetrahydropyridine-2,6-dicarboxylate N-succinyltransferase has translation MQMQTLESVIDNAFERRADLTQTEIEGGLRDTVDQVLDLLESGERRVAEPDGNGGWKVNQWLKKAVLLYFRMNGNRVMDGGPSSAFDKVPLRFTDGDATEYANLGARVVPGALVRRGAHIAKDAVLMPSYTNIGAYVGAGSMVDTWATVGSCAQIGAGVHLSGGVGIGGVLEPLQAGPTIIEDNCFIGARSEVVEGVVVEKGSVIGMGVFLGQSTRIYNRATGEVSYGRVPAGSVVVAGSLPAKDGSHSLYAAIIVKQVDEKTRSKTGINELLRSGE, from the coding sequence ATGCAAATGCAAACGCTTGAATCCGTCATCGACAACGCCTTCGAGCGCCGCGCGGACCTGACCCAGACCGAGATCGAAGGCGGCCTGCGCGATACCGTCGACCAAGTGCTCGACCTGCTTGAATCGGGCGAGCGCCGCGTGGCCGAGCCCGACGGCAACGGCGGCTGGAAGGTCAACCAGTGGCTGAAGAAGGCCGTGCTGCTTTACTTCCGCATGAACGGTAACCGCGTGATGGACGGTGGCCCGTCCAGCGCGTTCGACAAGGTGCCGCTGCGCTTCACCGACGGCGACGCCACCGAATACGCGAACCTTGGCGCACGCGTGGTTCCCGGTGCCCTGGTTCGCCGCGGCGCGCACATCGCGAAAGACGCCGTGCTGATGCCCAGCTACACCAACATCGGTGCCTACGTCGGCGCCGGCAGCATGGTCGATACGTGGGCCACGGTCGGTTCCTGCGCGCAGATCGGCGCGGGCGTGCACCTGTCCGGCGGCGTCGGCATCGGTGGCGTGCTCGAGCCGCTGCAGGCGGGCCCGACGATCATCGAGGACAACTGCTTCATCGGCGCGCGGTCGGAAGTCGTCGAAGGCGTGGTCGTGGAAAAGGGCTCGGTCATCGGCATGGGCGTGTTCCTCGGCCAGTCCACCCGCATCTACAACCGTGCCACCGGCGAGGTCAGCTATGGCCGCGTGCCGGCGGGCAGCGTCGTCGTCGCGGGCAGCCTGCCAGCGAAGGACGGTAGCCACAGCCTGTATGCCGCGATCATCGTGAAGCAGGTCGACGAGAAGACCCGCTCGAAGACCGGTATCAACGAACTCCTGCGCAGCGGGGAGTAA